In the Arachis hypogaea cultivar Tifrunner chromosome 20, arahy.Tifrunner.gnm2.J5K5, whole genome shotgun sequence genome, AGTTTGGATCTATTTGTTGTGTGAAAAGCGGGAAGTGTCAAGTGTGATGATTAATTTCTTTGCTCTTATTGAAAGACAGTTtaataaacaagtcaaagaagTACGCAGTGATAATGGGACCGAGTTCATCTGTATGCGTCCATATTTTTTGCAGCATGGAATTGTTCATCAAACATCTTGCGCTGGGACACCCCAACAAAATGGAAGGGTGGAGAGAAAACATAGACATATCCTTAATGTAGCTCGTGCACTGAGATTTCAAGGATCTTTGCCCATTCGATTCTGGGGAGAATGTGTTTTATCTGCGGGACACTTGATCAACCTAACACCATCATCTGTTCTTAACGGGAAAACTCCTTTTGAAATGATACATGGAAAACCACCTGACTATAATCATCTTAGAGTTTTTGGCTCATTGTGTTATGCGCACAATCAACAAACCATGGGTGATAAATTTGCCAGCCGAACTCGTACATGCACATTTGTGGGATACCCATTTGGAAAGAAAGGATGGAAACTTTATGATATGGAAAGAAATATTTTCTTTATATCTCGTGATGTCAAATTTGTAGAAACCGAGTTCCCGTTTGCGTGTTTGGCCCAAGAAAATTTGGTTTCCACTTCTTTAGTGCATGAGGAGAAATTTTTGGAGCCCGTTAATAATAAGTCCACACTTGATCACAAGGAGGTCCTTCCTCAGACTAATTCCAATGACGagtccattgttgttgttgggggAGGTGAATCTCCACATACAGACCCAACAAGGACAGCTTGTACCCAGTGTGTACTGCCAGTCCCATTAAGCTTCCTTTGTCTTCCTTGGTTCTGCTGATCATCTTCATTCTCTCTTCCTGTACCAAAGTTGCATACACCCTGTTGAGAGAAGGTAGAGGATCCGTTGCGAGAATATTAGATCGCACTGTGCTATAGCTTACGTCTTCTAACCCCATTAGAAATTGATgcaccttttcttcttcccttctcttatCTAATCGTGACCCAATGTCACACTTGCAGCCTCCGCAAGAGCATCTAAGCACTGGTTCATGGTTTGCCAACTCATCCCAAAGAGTCTTCAGTTTTCCATAGTATTCCACCATAGCCAGTCCTTGTTGTTTGCACTCGGCAAGTTCAGCTTTCAATTGTTGAATTCTAGGACCATTCACGATGGAAAATCGCTCCTTGATTTCTTCCCAGAGATCCTTTGCATCTTCAGCGTATGAGATGGTGGAGCGCAGCCGTGGCTCAATCGTATTCATCACCCATGAGACAAGCATGGATTGAACCGTCCACCAATCCTCCATTTCAGATGCCC is a window encoding:
- the LOC140183141 gene encoding uncharacterized protein, which produces MAGVGVTPPKREDSKKDEDGSNKGPSPYDLSVSDNPGNVITQVQLRGENYEEWARAVKVSLRARRKWGFLDGTHKKPQEGASEMEDWWTVQSMLVSWVMNTIEPRLRSTISYAEDAKDLWEEIKERFSIVNGPRIQQLKAELAECKQQGLAMVEYYGKLKTLWDELANHEPVLRCSCGGCKCDIGSRLDKRREEEKVHQFLMGKRE